A window of the Glaciimonas sp. CA11.2 genome harbors these coding sequences:
- the msrQ gene encoding protein-methionine-sulfoxide reductase heme-binding subunit MsrQ, which translates to MINPNPKQFRVLKAALFVLALLPFIRLFVYAFTDQLGANPIEFITRSTGDWTLYFLCITLAVTPLRRCTGWNWLIKLRRMLGLFAFFYAASHFTTFLWFDHFFDVTAMLKDVYKRPFITVGFIAFVLLIPLALTSTNGMIKRLGGKRWQWLHRTVYGIAMLGILHFWWMRAGKHNFEKPIVFGTIVGVLLLLRVYWYFKQKRGASNRQTDGIQKRQIISPQ; encoded by the coding sequence ATGATTAATCCAAATCCTAAGCAATTCCGTGTTCTGAAAGCCGCACTATTTGTGCTGGCTTTGCTTCCTTTCATTCGATTATTTGTGTACGCGTTCACGGATCAACTCGGGGCCAATCCAATCGAATTTATTACTCGCAGTACTGGCGACTGGACCTTGTATTTTTTGTGTATTACTTTAGCGGTGACGCCGTTGAGACGCTGTACCGGTTGGAACTGGTTGATTAAATTGCGGCGCATGCTAGGTTTGTTTGCGTTCTTTTATGCTGCCTCGCACTTCACTACTTTTCTTTGGTTTGATCATTTTTTTGACGTTACAGCAATGCTCAAAGACGTCTACAAACGGCCATTTATTACGGTAGGATTTATCGCGTTTGTGCTACTGATTCCCCTAGCGCTAACGAGCACTAACGGCATGATTAAACGGCTTGGTGGCAAGCGTTGGCAATGGTTGCATCGCACCGTGTACGGCATTGCCATGCTGGGAATTTTACATTTTTGGTGGATGCGCGCAGGAAAGCATAACTTCGAAAAACCAATCGTATTTGGCACAATCGTTGGCGTGTTATTACTGTTGCGCGTTTATTGGTATTTCAAGCAAAAGCGCGGTGCAAGCAACCGTCAGACAGATGGTATTCAAAAGCGCCAGATAATCTCTCCGCAATGA
- the msrP gene encoding protein-methionine-sulfoxide reductase catalytic subunit MsrP, with protein MLIRRSQNIIEIPAASDITPRAIFDSRRSFIRQLAVGSIATGSILELASHEAFAQNSTLPKLAAKRNATYVVTDKATPYKDATTYNNYYEFGTDKADPAQNAGTLKTRPWSVSIEGEVKKPMTLDLDSLMKLAPMEERIYRLRCVEGWSMVIPWIGYSLSALIKKVEPTSNAKYIEFTTLADKKQMPGLSSPVLEWPYVEGLRMDEAMHPLALLTFGMYGEVLPNQNGAPVRMVLPWKYGFKSAKSIVKIRFLKEQPRTAWNLTAANEYGFYSNVNPNVDHPRWSQATERRIGEDGFFTKKRPTLMFNGYNDVASLYTGMDLKKYF; from the coding sequence ATGCTGATTCGCCGCAGCCAAAACATCATAGAAATTCCCGCCGCATCCGACATTACGCCGCGTGCGATATTTGATTCGCGCCGCAGTTTTATTCGTCAATTGGCCGTGGGTTCTATCGCCACCGGATCGATCTTGGAACTTGCCTCGCATGAGGCTTTTGCGCAAAACTCTACGTTGCCAAAACTTGCCGCGAAGCGCAATGCTACCTACGTAGTCACCGATAAGGCGACTCCTTATAAAGACGCCACAACGTATAACAATTATTACGAGTTCGGGACTGACAAGGCCGACCCTGCGCAAAATGCTGGGACCTTGAAGACCAGGCCCTGGAGCGTCTCAATCGAAGGAGAAGTGAAAAAACCGATGACGCTTGATCTGGACAGCCTGATGAAACTGGCGCCGATGGAAGAGCGCATTTATCGGCTCCGCTGCGTGGAAGGGTGGTCCATGGTGATTCCTTGGATCGGTTATTCGCTTTCGGCATTGATCAAAAAAGTTGAGCCGACCAGCAATGCAAAATATATTGAATTCACAACTTTGGCTGACAAAAAGCAAATGCCTGGCCTGAGTAGTCCAGTGCTTGAGTGGCCTTATGTTGAAGGTCTGCGCATGGACGAGGCGATGCACCCGCTGGCGCTGCTGACCTTCGGTATGTACGGCGAAGTATTGCCCAACCAAAATGGTGCGCCGGTGCGGATGGTATTGCCGTGGAAATATGGTTTCAAGTCAGCTAAGTCGATTGTCAAAATTCGCTTTCTGAAAGAGCAGCCAAGAACTGCCTGGAATCTGACTGCGGCGAATGAATATGGGTTCTATTCCAACGTAAATCCCAACGTCGATCATCCACGCTGGTCGCAGGCAACCGAACGCCGAATCGGCGAAGACGGTTTTTTCACCAAAAAGCGTCCCACTTTGATGTTCAATGGGTATAACGACGTCGCATCGTTATACACAGGGATGGATTTGAAGAAATATTTCTAA
- a CDS encoding HAD-IA family hydrolase, translating to MSALLPIIASPLDGSLKSAIKNSLTDGEVDLVIFDSDGTLVDSELLAAEAMVDYAAEFQIVMTVTEIMERFKGGKMADWVLAMEQLGGAALPESFALTLRQRTAVLFRERLQPVEGALELVRSLSIPFCLASNGPRDKIELCLGVTGLLPYFERRIFSAYEVGTWKPEPGLFLHAAEQMGVDPSRCVVVEDSVPGAKAAVAAGMRVFALQTGDVEPGMPAQATVIKRLDELYDHFG from the coding sequence ATGTCCGCACTATTGCCTATTATTGCAAGCCCGCTTGATGGTTCGTTGAAGAGTGCGATTAAAAACTCTTTAACGGATGGCGAAGTCGATCTGGTTATTTTCGATTCTGACGGTACTTTGGTTGATAGCGAGCTACTGGCTGCTGAGGCAATGGTAGATTATGCTGCCGAGTTCCAGATAGTCATGACCGTGACCGAAATCATGGAGCGATTCAAGGGCGGCAAAATGGCCGATTGGGTTCTCGCCATGGAGCAATTAGGTGGCGCGGCGTTGCCAGAGTCATTTGCTTTGACCTTACGTCAACGCACCGCCGTTCTATTTCGGGAGCGACTACAGCCGGTTGAAGGCGCCCTGGAATTGGTGCGCTCCCTCAGCATACCTTTCTGTCTGGCCTCCAATGGGCCGCGTGACAAAATTGAGTTGTGCCTGGGAGTCACTGGTTTGTTACCCTATTTTGAGCGACGCATTTTTAGCGCCTATGAAGTGGGCACGTGGAAACCCGAGCCAGGTTTATTCTTACACGCAGCCGAGCAAATGGGCGTCGACCCCTCGCGTTGCGTCGTAGTCGAAGATAGTGTTCCCGGCGCAAAAGCGGCCGTTGCAGCTGGCATGCGCGTATTTGCGTTACAAACCGGCGACGTCGAGCCTGGCATGCCGGCACAAGCAACCGTTATCAAACGGTTGGATGAGTTATACGATCATTTCGGCTAA
- the ccsB gene encoding c-type cytochrome biogenesis protein CcsB — translation MELTQTYSPPDGFFKRLSILDWLFAFALVAGSLFALGRYGTHMDYYEKGVLLLAAPTFALVGWNWKSVRWLMPLLALLALSAIAMYGGVLDMANKKFFLKYILSSQSAILWMGTLFFLSTFFYWIGLIARSDFGSSIGSKLCWAAVILGFTGLLVRWYESYLIGVDIGHIPISNLYEVFILFSLITALFYLYYEQRYGTRQLGPFVMLVISAAVGFLLWYTVARDAAEIQPLVPALQSWWMKIHVPANFIGYGTFSMSAMVAMAYLLKSSGYLVDRLPPLEVLDDVMYKAIAVGFTFFTIATILGALWAAEAWGGYWSWDPKETWALIVWLNYAAWLHMRLMKGLRGRVAAWWALIGLLVTTFAFLGVNMFLSGLHSYGEL, via the coding sequence ATGGAACTGACCCAAACTTATTCACCACCGGATGGCTTTTTTAAGCGTTTGTCGATACTAGACTGGTTGTTCGCTTTTGCGCTGGTGGCCGGTTCACTCTTCGCATTGGGTCGGTATGGCACGCATATGGACTATTACGAAAAAGGCGTGTTGCTTCTGGCTGCTCCGACCTTTGCGCTAGTGGGCTGGAACTGGAAATCGGTCCGCTGGTTAATGCCGTTGCTAGCCTTATTGGCGCTGTCTGCGATTGCCATGTATGGCGGCGTGCTTGATATGGCAAATAAGAAATTTTTTCTCAAATATATTCTTTCCAGTCAATCCGCAATTCTGTGGATGGGCACTTTATTCTTTCTATCCACATTTTTCTATTGGATCGGTTTAATTGCGCGGTCAGATTTCGGTTCGTCGATCGGTTCCAAATTATGTTGGGCAGCGGTGATATTGGGATTTACCGGCTTGCTGGTACGCTGGTATGAGTCCTATCTGATTGGTGTGGATATCGGTCATATACCAATTTCTAACCTGTATGAAGTTTTTATTCTTTTTAGTCTGATTACAGCATTATTTTATTTATATTACGAGCAACGCTACGGTACGCGCCAACTTGGTCCGTTTGTCATGCTGGTGATTTCTGCTGCTGTCGGCTTTTTGCTTTGGTACACGGTTGCGCGCGATGCCGCTGAAATTCAACCACTGGTGCCTGCACTACAAAGCTGGTGGATGAAAATTCACGTACCGGCCAACTTTATCGGTTATGGCACGTTCTCAATGTCCGCGATGGTGGCGATGGCCTATTTGCTGAAATCAAGCGGCTATCTGGTTGATCGTCTGCCGCCGTTGGAAGTGCTGGACGACGTGATGTACAAGGCGATTGCGGTTGGCTTCACATTCTTCACTATTGCTACCATTCTCGGTGCGCTTTGGGCTGCGGAAGCCTGGGGCGGTTATTGGTCATGGGATCCAAAGGAAACGTGGGCGCTGATTGTCTGGCTCAATTATGCCGCCTGGCTACACATGCGGTTGATGAAGGGCCTTCGCGGTCGCGTCGCCGCTTGGTGGGCGTTAATCGGCCTCTTGGTGACGACCTTTGCTTTCCTCGGCGTGAATATGTTTCTGTCTGGTTTGCATTCTTACGGCGAGTTGTAA
- a CDS encoding cytochrome c biogenesis protein ResB yields the protein MSISNKPTTGLDDAPRTGGIELKTKHRWLAEAVELVSSMRFAISMLTLIAIASIIGTVLKQNEPMPNYVNQFGPFWFDVFAKLGLYAVYSTWWFLLIMGFLVLSTSLCISRNGPKMLKDMRSWKENVREQSLRNFHHKAEWTAPVIPATLTQQLLARIAAKGYKTKVVQKNDAVLITAKQGAANKWGYIFAHSAIVIICIGGLLDSDLPIRAQKLIFNKTPFSGTGVIADIGPEHRLGLGNPTFRGNSLIPEGSASSTAIIPQQNGVLIQDLPFTLQLKRFVIDYYSTGMPKLFASDVVLRDNVTGETVTSTVKVNQPLIYKGISIYQSSFEDGGSKLRLTAFPMLGDQNKTSPLAGVVNGTTPLTAGPNNEYTVEWSGFRPFNVENMAQSGQDLRAVTKTKRSFNQTLSDDIGKHMGSGAKSANVKELKNVGPSVQYKLRDKTGQAREFSNYMQPVKVDQDYVFLAGVRDVPDEPFRYLRIPADENDSVEEWMRLRSALMNPELRKLAAQRYAQRAIPQARADMPTLRDQLEQSALRGLSMFAGDGKQAGYMAISKFLEQVPAQEQEKAADIFMKILNGSLWDLWQVAREKDGLKDIPVNEKNTRFLQLSSNALSDATFYNAPVYLQLTGFDEIKASVFQVTRSPGKKVVYLGCLFLVLGIFSMLYIRERRLWVWIRPDSLVEGQSHILMAMSTQRKTLDFEKEVDVMKIHLKQSQG from the coding sequence ATGAGCATCAGTAACAAACCGACGACCGGCCTTGACGACGCACCGCGCACTGGCGGCATAGAGTTGAAGACCAAACACCGGTGGCTCGCCGAGGCAGTGGAATTAGTGTCCTCGATGCGTTTTGCCATTAGCATGCTGACGTTAATTGCGATCGCCTCAATCATCGGCACCGTACTAAAGCAAAACGAGCCAATGCCGAACTACGTTAACCAGTTTGGGCCATTTTGGTTTGATGTTTTTGCAAAACTAGGTTTGTACGCTGTGTATTCGACATGGTGGTTTTTGCTGATAATGGGATTTTTGGTCCTGTCTACGTCACTCTGCATTAGCCGCAATGGTCCGAAAATGCTAAAGGACATGCGTAGCTGGAAAGAAAATGTCCGCGAGCAATCATTGCGCAACTTCCATCACAAAGCGGAGTGGACCGCTCCAGTGATACCGGCCACGCTGACGCAGCAGTTATTGGCACGGATCGCTGCCAAAGGATATAAGACTAAAGTTGTTCAAAAGAATGATGCAGTATTAATAACGGCAAAACAGGGCGCAGCGAATAAGTGGGGCTACATCTTCGCACACAGTGCCATTGTGATCATTTGTATCGGCGGACTATTAGATTCTGATCTGCCAATTCGCGCCCAAAAGTTAATTTTTAATAAAACGCCTTTCAGCGGCACGGGCGTCATCGCCGATATTGGTCCGGAGCACCGTTTAGGGTTGGGAAATCCAACCTTTCGGGGCAACTCGTTGATACCTGAAGGTTCTGCCAGTAGCACGGCCATTATTCCGCAACAAAATGGGGTCTTGATTCAGGATTTGCCATTTACGCTGCAACTCAAACGTTTTGTCATTGATTATTACAGCACCGGCATGCCTAAGTTGTTTGCCAGTGACGTGGTATTGCGCGACAACGTCACGGGTGAAACAGTCACATCAACCGTCAAGGTTAACCAGCCCCTGATTTACAAAGGAATATCGATTTACCAATCCAGCTTTGAGGACGGTGGCAGCAAATTACGGCTTACCGCATTTCCGATGCTAGGCGATCAAAACAAGACCTCACCTTTGGCCGGTGTTGTCAATGGAACGACGCCACTAACTGCCGGTCCTAATAATGAGTATACGGTTGAATGGTCAGGTTTTCGCCCGTTTAACGTGGAGAATATGGCGCAATCCGGTCAAGATTTACGTGCTGTTACCAAGACCAAAAGGAGTTTTAACCAGACATTGTCGGACGACATTGGTAAGCATATGGGTTCGGGTGCTAAAAGCGCCAATGTTAAAGAGTTGAAAAACGTCGGGCCGAGTGTTCAGTATAAGTTGCGTGACAAAACGGGTCAGGCACGCGAGTTTAGCAATTACATGCAACCGGTGAAAGTCGATCAGGATTATGTGTTCCTGGCGGGTGTGCGCGATGTGCCGGATGAGCCATTCCGTTATCTGCGCATTCCGGCTGATGAAAATGACTCGGTAGAAGAGTGGATGCGCCTGCGTTCGGCGTTGATGAACCCGGAGTTGCGGAAACTGGCAGCGCAGCGTTATGCACAGCGTGCTATTCCTCAAGCACGAGCCGATATGCCAACTTTGCGCGACCAGTTGGAGCAATCTGCATTGCGCGGATTGTCGATGTTTGCCGGTGATGGCAAACAGGCCGGATATATGGCGATATCGAAATTCTTGGAGCAGGTTCCGGCGCAGGAGCAAGAAAAAGCAGCTGATATTTTCATGAAAATATTGAACGGCAGTCTGTGGGATTTATGGCAGGTGGCGCGTGAAAAGGATGGTTTGAAGGATATTCCTGTGAATGAAAAAAACACGCGCTTCCTACAATTGAGCAGTAATGCACTGTCTGACGCAACCTTCTATAATGCTCCGGTATATCTTCAACTCACTGGCTTCGACGAAATCAAGGCCTCGGTATTCCAGGTGACGCGTTCGCCGGGTAAGAAAGTGGTCTATTTGGGCTGTTTATTCTTGGTTCTAGGTATCTTTTCGATGTTATACATACGAGAGCGGCGCTTGTGGGTATGGATACGTCCCGACAGTCTGGTCGAAGGTCAGTCGCACATATTGATGGCCATGAGCACGCAGCGAAAGACGCTGGATTTTGAAAAAGAAGTTGATGTGATGAAAATACATTTAAAGCAATCGCAAGGCTAA
- a CDS encoding c-type cytochrome yields the protein MNRAFLSVLKSVFISMLALSSFAYAADAPAVAPKVDLAKGEALYTNGDPTRNIAACISCHGAAGASTISQNPKLGGQHAAYVYKQLKDFQGPDRNNPIMTMFAKALTDDEMRNIAGYLDAQKAKPGAAKNKDTLDMGKKIFRAGIAEKNIPACAACHGPGGSGIPNQFPRIGGQHQDYTVAELTNFRSGVRKNSPQMMTIAKRMSDDEMKAVADYIAGLK from the coding sequence ATGAACCGTGCGTTTCTATCCGTTTTAAAGTCAGTATTTATTTCCATGCTGGCTTTGTCGTCCTTTGCCTATGCAGCAGATGCACCGGCAGTGGCTCCAAAAGTCGATCTTGCGAAGGGTGAAGCCTTATATACTAATGGCGATCCAACCCGGAATATTGCCGCCTGTATTTCTTGTCATGGTGCTGCCGGTGCTTCCACAATTAGCCAAAATCCGAAATTGGGTGGTCAGCACGCTGCATATGTTTATAAGCAGCTAAAAGATTTCCAGGGCCCTGATCGCAATAATCCGATCATGACGATGTTTGCCAAAGCATTGACTGACGATGAAATGAGAAATATCGCTGGTTATCTGGATGCGCAAAAAGCCAAGCCAGGTGCGGCCAAAAACAAAGATACGCTCGATATGGGCAAAAAAATCTTCCGCGCAGGCATAGCAGAAAAGAATATTCCGGCTTGCGCAGCTTGCCATGGTCCTGGCGGTTCTGGCATTCCAAATCAATTTCCGCGTATTGGCGGACAACATCAGGATTACACTGTCGCCGAGCTAACCAATTTCCGTAGCGGCGTGCGTAAGAATAGTCCACAAATGATGACCATTGCCAAACGCATGTCCGACGACGAAATGAAAGCTGTAGCAGACTACATTGCTGGCTTGAAGTAG
- the yihA gene encoding ribosome biogenesis GTP-binding protein YihA/YsxC, whose product MSLLWQARFFTTVNHLRDLPNTQIPEIAFAGRSNAGKSTAINLLCNQKKLAFASKTPGRTQHINYFSIGGAQVGQHRKDETKVDEIRAMLVDLPGYGYAQVSGSAKLHWQELLGDYVRRRSQLAALVLIVDSRRPFTDLDVQMVEWFAPTGKPIHCILSKVDKLNRNDATNALRQAHTFLGSYVDENNQPLPFTAQLFSALKRTGLDEANQRILELAGLVNVTKEEPDADAGVDTQKADNK is encoded by the coding sequence ATGTCTCTACTCTGGCAAGCCCGTTTTTTTACTACGGTAAATCACCTCCGTGATTTACCCAACACCCAAATCCCTGAGATTGCCTTCGCGGGTCGTTCAAACGCAGGCAAATCAACCGCCATCAACCTTCTGTGCAATCAGAAGAAGCTTGCGTTTGCCTCTAAAACGCCCGGGCGCACCCAGCATATCAACTATTTTTCAATCGGTGGCGCGCAAGTCGGTCAGCATCGCAAAGATGAAACTAAGGTCGATGAAATTCGCGCAATGTTGGTCGATTTACCCGGTTATGGCTATGCGCAAGTTTCAGGATCCGCTAAATTGCACTGGCAGGAGCTACTCGGCGATTATGTTCGCCGTCGTTCACAATTAGCTGCATTAGTACTTATTGTAGATTCCCGTCGGCCATTTACTGACCTGGATGTGCAAATGGTCGAGTGGTTTGCCCCAACCGGCAAGCCAATTCATTGCATATTAAGCAAGGTTGACAAGCTCAATCGAAACGATGCAACCAATGCTTTACGCCAGGCACATACTTTTTTAGGTAGTTACGTTGACGAAAATAATCAACCACTGCCATTTACGGCACAGTTGTTTTCAGCGTTGAAACGCACTGGTTTAGATGAAGCCAATCAGCGCATTCTTGAGTTAGCGGGTTTAGTTAACGTCACGAAAGAAGAACCTGACGCCGACGCTGGCGTTGATACCCAGAAAGCAGATAACAAATAA
- the hemB gene encoding porphobilinogen synthase has translation MQNTPKANQLVAPFPALRMRRMRKDAFSRAMMRENTVTVSDLIYPVFVVEGNNHSEKVASMPGVERLSIDLLINVAEECVELGIPVIALFPVINPSLKTPDGIEATNPNGLIPQAVRALKQRFPELGILTDVALDPYTSHGQDGVMNADGYVLNDETCVLLVKQALTQADAGVDIVAPSDMMDGRIGAIRTALEAHHHIHTRIMAYSAKYASAFYGPFRDAVGSAANLGKSSKNTYQMDPANSDEALREVALDLAEGADMVMVKPGMPYLDIIRRVKDEFKVPTFAYQVSGEYSMIKAATQNGWLDHDKAMMEAMMAFKRAGADGVLTYFALDIARLLHKN, from the coding sequence ATGCAAAATACCCCAAAAGCCAACCAGTTGGTTGCCCCATTCCCAGCATTGCGTATGCGTCGTATGCGCAAGGACGCCTTTTCTCGCGCGATGATGCGCGAAAATACCGTCACCGTGTCCGATCTGATTTATCCAGTCTTTGTGGTCGAAGGAAATAATCATAGCGAGAAGGTTGCTTCCATGCCAGGCGTGGAGCGCCTCTCCATCGATTTGCTAATAAATGTGGCCGAGGAATGCGTCGAACTGGGCATTCCGGTTATAGCCCTATTTCCCGTAATCAATCCCTCACTAAAAACCCCCGACGGAATAGAAGCGACCAATCCAAACGGCTTGATTCCGCAAGCGGTCCGCGCGCTAAAACAGCGCTTTCCTGAGTTGGGTATTTTGACTGACGTAGCGTTAGATCCTTATACCAGCCATGGCCAGGATGGCGTCATGAACGCCGATGGCTATGTGCTCAATGATGAGACCTGCGTCCTTCTGGTCAAGCAGGCACTCACTCAGGCCGATGCTGGCGTTGACATTGTGGCGCCCTCCGACATGATGGACGGACGCATCGGCGCCATCCGGACTGCGCTGGAAGCGCATCATCACATTCATACGCGCATCATGGCTTACTCAGCAAAGTATGCTTCTGCATTCTATGGCCCGTTCCGCGATGCAGTGGGCTCAGCGGCCAATCTTGGCAAGAGTAGCAAAAATACCTATCAAATGGATCCGGCCAACAGTGACGAAGCCTTGCGCGAAGTGGCTCTGGATCTGGCTGAAGGTGCAGATATGGTAATGGTTAAGCCGGGCATGCCATATCTGGACATCATTCGCCGCGTCAAAGACGAATTCAAAGTCCCAACTTTTGCCTATCAAGTCAGCGGCGAATACTCGATGATTAAAGCGGCGACACAAAATGGCTGGCTAGATCACGACAAGGCAATGATGGAGGCAATGATGGCCTTTAAACGTGCTGGTGCCGATGGCGTACTCACCTATTTCGCTCTGGATATTGCGCGACTCTTGCACAAAAATTAA
- a CDS encoding magnesium transporter CorA family protein, whose protein sequence is MDIFLIGDNQVTQTSELPDSVPPQGFLWIDTTHEEVAADPEGWRDLIACATGTQIYDPHLKDAINPAHPSYFDSTQDYGMVVFRKLSLHGNDNGSRNIDTAAVAAEEPDNPTTAIGSKRPLPAAFGNLTTQPITFFILENALVTVHEHHSRTISATRSRLLDYANKSNKAQHTNRLPTSPEDLMLRLLNAMVDKYLELRQPLTTQLDRWQRALLDPARPFKDWLTLLDARIELRKLESLCEEQHDAMQELRDYFVDMDDEGDGVTISRTRDLLLVRINDVMEHITRVLNHASRLESSIESAVQIHFSAVAHRTNEVMRTLTVITALFMPLTLITGIFGMNFAVMPLLQNKTGFWLTMISMVLIVVGMLAFFRRRRYLENPPSERH, encoded by the coding sequence ATGGATATTTTTTTAATCGGTGACAATCAAGTCACCCAAACTAGCGAACTACCAGACAGCGTTCCGCCGCAAGGTTTTTTATGGATAGACACCACCCATGAAGAAGTTGCCGCTGATCCAGAAGGCTGGCGCGATCTGATTGCTTGCGCTACCGGCACGCAGATCTACGACCCTCATTTAAAGGATGCGATCAATCCGGCTCACCCATCCTATTTTGACTCAACGCAAGATTACGGCATGGTGGTATTTCGCAAGCTATCGCTACATGGGAATGATAATGGTAGTCGCAATATCGATACGGCAGCGGTTGCAGCGGAGGAGCCTGATAACCCCACCACTGCGATTGGTAGTAAGCGCCCGCTGCCCGCCGCTTTTGGCAACCTGACCACGCAACCGATTACATTTTTCATTCTGGAAAATGCGCTGGTGACAGTGCACGAGCACCACAGCCGCACCATCAGCGCAACGCGCAGCCGACTGCTGGATTATGCGAATAAAAGTAACAAAGCACAGCACACAAACCGATTGCCCACGTCACCCGAAGACTTGATGCTGCGGCTTTTAAATGCAATGGTCGATAAATATTTGGAATTGCGCCAGCCGCTGACAACACAACTGGATCGCTGGCAACGTGCCTTGCTCGATCCGGCACGGCCGTTCAAGGATTGGCTGACATTACTTGATGCACGGATTGAATTACGCAAACTTGAAAGTTTGTGCGAAGAACAGCACGATGCGATGCAAGAGCTGCGCGATTATTTTGTGGATATGGATGATGAGGGTGACGGGGTTACCATCAGTCGTACCCGCGACCTGTTATTAGTGCGCATCAACGATGTCATGGAACATATCACCCGCGTGCTCAATCATGCCAGTCGTCTCGAATCATCGATTGAATCTGCTGTACAAATCCACTTCTCTGCGGTTGCACATCGGACCAATGAAGTGATGCGCACGTTGACCGTTATTACCGCGCTATTCATGCCGCTTACCTTGATTACCGGTATTTTCGGAATGAATTTTGCCGTCATGCCATTGCTACAAAATAAGACTGGATTTTGGTTGACCATGATCAGCATGGTCCTCATTGTCGTCGGGATGTTAGCGTTCTTTCGCCGCCGCCGCTATCTTGAAAATCCTCCGTCAGAGCGCCATTAA
- a CDS encoding peroxiredoxin, translating into MTLRLGDVAPDFQQDSSLGQIKFYDWAGDSWVVLFSHPSDFTPVCTTELGLTSKLKSEFEQRGVKVIALSVDPADKHLEWIKDINETQNTIVGFPIIADADRKVSELYDLIHPNASTTATVRSLFVIDPAKKVRLTITYPASTGRNFDEILRVIDSLQLTDSHSVATPGNWKDGDDVVIVPSLQDEEILKQKFPKGYKAIRPYLRLTPQPNK; encoded by the coding sequence ATGACCCTACGTCTTGGCGACGTTGCCCCTGATTTTCAGCAAGATTCTTCGCTGGGCCAGATTAAATTTTACGATTGGGCTGGCGATTCCTGGGTGGTACTCTTTTCTCATCCATCTGACTTTACACCCGTATGCACGACCGAACTTGGTTTGACTTCTAAATTGAAATCGGAGTTTGAGCAGCGCGGCGTTAAGGTGATTGCACTCTCGGTTGATCCTGCGGATAAACATCTGGAATGGATTAAGGACATCAATGAAACCCAAAACACCATAGTGGGCTTCCCTATTATCGCCGATGCCGACCGCAAGGTTTCGGAACTATACGATTTGATTCACCCGAACGCGAGTACAACGGCCACTGTACGTTCATTGTTCGTCATTGATCCAGCCAAAAAAGTACGTTTGACCATTACGTATCCGGCCAGCACGGGCCGTAATTTTGATGAAATTTTGCGGGTGATTGATTCGTTGCAATTGACTGACAGTCACTCGGTCGCAACGCCAGGTAATTGGAAGGATGGTGACGATGTGGTGATCGTGCCTTCGTTACAAGATGAGGAAATTCTCAAGCAAAAATTTCCTAAAGGATACAAGGCGATACGGCCTTATTTACGCTTAACTCCGCAGCCAAATAAATAA